A region of Necator americanus strain Aroian chromosome I, whole genome shotgun sequence DNA encodes the following proteins:
- a CDS encoding hypothetical protein (NECATOR_CHRI.G2579.T1), producing the protein MAICTYNARTLASEAAIEDLMMQAKKIKYDVIGLTETRRRHPLNAVYETGEELFLGTCDSRGVGGVGVLVNTSMAKNIDSFEQLTTRIGRLRMRRCGPIPALTIFVVYAPTSSYEEEEVEAFYMDLEKFYQEDHAFYKVIVGDFNAKVGPRRTPEELHIGTHGLQWNDQGERLSEFIMTTKTIHGNSQFQKPSSLRWTWESPGGGYRNEIDHIIVNKRFCLTDVGVVPKFYTGSDHRLLRGRFSFTRRAEKAAKFRERNPRTTINWDLFATLAGFWEDSAMDNIDEEYDRLVEHLHDCAKKAESFKTTKRRLSLETLELIRQRGAARAAGNQELTSELARLCREAIKEDLKERRAEVLAEAAEAGKSIRYARRDFASRKTRMTALRNPKGTAIASRRGMEKIIYDFYSDLFDSHVHLPPHHLREDGQVIPEVLPSEIRHAIMSVRNRTAPGPDRIRPEHLKSLPPVLINTLARLFTRYLSECKVPKQWKTSKTVLLYKKGDPHDIGNYRPICLLSVIYKLFTRVILNRIEKVLDEGQPCEQAGFRKGFSTIDHIHTVSKLIEVSREYKMPLCLTFIDLKKAFDSVETEAVVEALDNQGVPTQYIKVLRELYSNFTTGISPFYKNIVIDVKRGVRQGDTISPKIFTATLENALLMTSYW; encoded by the coding sequence atggcgatctgtacttataacgcacgtacgcttgcatcggaagcggccatcgaagatctgatgatgcaagccaagaagatcaagtacgacgtcatcggactgaccgagacgagacgacgtcaccctctcaacgccgtatatgaaactggagaagaactgttcttaggaacatgcgacagtagaggtgttggtggagttggcgtcctcgtcaacacgagtatggcaaagaacatcgactcttttgaacaacttacgacccgaatcggacgtctgcggatgagaagatgtggcccaataccagctttgactatcttcgtcgtttacgctccaacatcaagctacgaagaagaagaagtcgaagctttctatatggacctggagaagttctaccaagaagatcatgccttctacaaggtcatagttggcgatttcaacgctaaggttggcccaagaagaacgccggaggaacttcacatcgggacccacggcctacaatggaatgaccagggagagaggctctccgagttcatcatgacgactaagaccatccatgggaactcgcaatttcagaagccctcttctttacgctggacgtgggagtcacccggtggagggtaccgtaatgaaatagaccatatcatcgtcaataaaaggttctgcctgacggacgtcggtgttgtaccaaagttctatacgggatcggaccatcgcctcctccgaggaagattttccttcacaaggagagcagagaaagccgccaagttcagagagagaaatcccaggactaccatcaactgggatctcttcgctacgctagccggcttttgggaagattctgcaatggacaacatcgacgaggaatatgaccggcttgtcgaacaccttcacgactgcgcgaagaaggctgagagttttaaaaccaccaagaggcgtctgtctcttgaaactcttgagctgatacgccagcgtggagcagcacgagccgcagggaaccaagaactcacgtccgagctcgcaaggctttgccgagaggcgataaaggaagaccttaaagagagaagagcagaagtgctggctgaagctgcagaggcggggaaaagcatccgctatgcccgtcgagacttcgccagtcgcaagacgaggatgactgctctccggaacccaaagggaacagccattgcatcgagaagggggatggagaaaatcatctacgacttctactctgatctcttcgacagccatgtccacttgcctcctcaccatctgagggaagatggacaagtcattccagaggttctcccgtccgaaatacgacatgctatcatgtcggtaagaaatcgtacggcacccggtcccgacagaataagaccagaacacctgaagagccttccgccagtactcatcaacaccctggcgaggctctttacacgttatctgtcggaatgcaaggttcctaaacagtggaagaccagcaaaaccgtgttgttgtataaaaagggagatccacatgacatcggcaactatcgcccaatctgcctactgtccgtcatctacaagctctttacaagagtaatccttaataggattgaaaaagtcttggatgaaggacagccatgcgagcaagcagggtttcgaaaaggattcagcacgattgaccacattcacactgtttcgaaactcatcgaggtatcacgagagtacaagatgccgctctgtctcaccttcatcgacttaaagaaggctttcgactcggttgagacggaagcggtcgtggaagccttggacaaccaaggcgtccctactcaatatataaaggtacttcgagagttgtacagtaacttcacgaccggaatttcgccattctacaagaacatcgtcattgacgtgaagaggggggtccgacagggtgatacaatttcacccaaaatattcacagccaccctcgagaacgctttgctgatgacatcgtactggtaa
- a CDS encoding hypothetical protein (NECATOR_CHRI.G2580.T1) — protein MLTEFDETCGCIGLQLNLQKTMFMRNGWVSDAPFTLNGTNISECTSYVYLGRELNMMNDLTPELGRRRRAAWGAYKSIEDVVKKTRNTRLRAHLFNTTVLPALTYASETWAFRKQEENAIQIPLAAGAPPETLS, from the exons atgctgaccgaattcgacgaaacatgtggatgcatcggtcttcagctgaatctacaaaagacgatgttcatgcggaacggatgggtctcggatgccccattcacgctcaacggaacgaacatatccgaatgcaccagctacgtttatctgggtcgggaactgaacatgatgaacgacctgacccccgagctgggcaggaggagacgagcggcttggggagcgtacaagagcatcgaggatgtagtgaagaagaccaggaacacccggctccgtgctcacctcttcaacaccaccgtacttcctgctttgacctatgcttcggaaacctgggcatttcgcaagcaggaagaaaacgcg ATCCAAATACCGTTAGCCGCAGGAGCGCCACCAGAAACCTTGTCTTAG
- a CDS encoding hypothetical protein (NECATOR_CHRI.G2581.T1) has product MGAARLVLARPLKPTESVAASREVSAKVYQNKEAREGDDLLATATAQTVKQSHSRGARHGRMQIDAEPWKTDLEHSTTLRDSAMKFNVPIPYALTQNLSYASGFDNYSGTTDGLCAITKYNEPGAQSIAQNRGTVSTVLVNPFP; this is encoded by the coding sequence ATGGGTGCTGCGAGACTTGTTCTAGCGCGACCCCTAAAACCAACTGAATCAGTTGCAGCATCCAGAGAGGTTAGTGCTAAGGTGTATCAAAATAAGGAGGCTCGGGAGGGCGATGACCTCTTGGCGACCGCAACCGCTCAAACAGTCAAACAGTCTCACTCGAGAGGCGCACGCCACGGTCGAATGCAAATCGACGCAGAACCGTGGAAAACCGACTTAGAACATTCAACTACACTACGGGATAGCGCAATGAAGTTTAATGTTCCAATTCCCTACGCTTTGACACAAAACCTCTCCTATGCTTCGGGATTTGATAACTATTCTGGGACAACGGACGGACTGTGTGCAATAACAAAATACAACGAGCCTGGCGCACAAAGTATTGCACAGAATCGTGGTACAGTATCCACTGTGCTGGTTAATCCATTCCCTTGA
- a CDS encoding hypothetical protein (NECATOR_CHRI.G2583.T1), translating to MGRNATSSQRNHQKQEMNSGNPSLKAPQSLETVYHEIDDVGFCPRKDRFEGVKLAGMRTLDDDGVARVLSCKKVSRWEAESHKSTTRCLFWITREN from the exons ATGGGAAGGAATGCGACCTCTTCACAACGAAATCATCAAAAGCAGGAAATGAATAGCGGAAACCCGAGTCTCAAGGCCCCACAATCTTTAGAAACGgtataccacgaaattgatgatgttggtTTCTGTCCACGGAAAGACAGATTTGAGG GAGTGAAATTGGCTGGAATGCGGACGTTGGACGACGACGGAGTTGCCCGCGTTCTATCTTGCAAAAAGGTGTCTCGTTGGGAAGCCGAATCGCACAAGTCTACCACACGCTGTCTTTTCTGGATCACTAGggaaaattga